The genomic DNA TTTGCCCGCGGTTAATCAGTGACAACACCAACCTGTCCGCCCACCATGCGCGGAATTCTTCCAAAATATCCTGCGCCAAACTGTCGCGCCCAGGTCGGTCGGCGTGCAGAAAACCCACCTGCGGGTCCAGCCCCACGCCTTGCAGCGCACCGCTGATGTCCTTGCCCAAGATGCTGTACACAAACGACAACAGCGCATTCACCCCGTCTCTGGGCGGGCGGCGGTTACGCCCATCAAAAGAAAAGCCGCTTTTTTCGCTCAAAAGCTGCCCAAACACGCCGAAATAACGCGCCGCCGCATCGCCCTCAATGCCGCGCACCACGTCCAGCTCCGCCGTACCCTTCAACTGCCGCAGCGAAATGTTCAAAGAATCGACCGCACTTTGAATCGCCGCATTCTCACCATAATTGCGAATCTGCCGCTGAAGCACCCGCTTACTCGCCTGAATCTTCGCCGCAATGATATTGCGCGCAATCGACACGGGATTTTGCTCCGACACCCGATACTGCGCCCGCCGCAACAGCACATTGCCGCTCTGCCGCCCCTGAAGCCGCCCCAAGAAACGCCCATTTTCGGTAAAAAACGCCAAATTTACATTATTTTCGCCGCAAAACCCCAGCAGAAACGGCGACACCAGCACATTCCCAAAGCAGAAAATATGCCCGATGGAATGCACCGGCAACTGCGCCACCTTCTTGCGCTCCTGCTCCACCACCAGCGTCTCCCGCTCCTTATGCAGATAACTGCCTTGGGTGGTGATATAGAGCGTGTTTTGCAGTTTGCGCATGGGGAAAACTCCTTAGGGGTTGACCGTACTTTAGAATGCTACGAATGCTGAATTGAAGACGGGATATGGTAGATCATTAACGATAAATTAATATCTTGATTACCATTATTAAATTTATACTCAAACCAACTTTCGTCTCTTTGAGAAATCAAAGAGACATAATATGGATGCTGTTGAATTGAACTTCTTGCAATATCAATTACCCTAACAAAATCAACATTATCCACAAAAATGATTACCGCGACATTATTATCTCTCCAAGTCAAATAGCTTAGCAGCTGATTAATTGCTCCTAGAAAAACTTTTTCACCTCTCCAAAATTTACATTCTGCTATAAATTTTTTTTCTCCATTTTCAAAAGCTAATATATCAGTTTTTCCAACTTTATTAAAAACTTCACCATAGGCTGATATATCTGATATTCCACTTAATGCAAGTAAAATATTATCCCTTAAATCCTCTTCACCAAACTGATTATATGTGGCTGGTAAATCTTCAAATCGTTTTCCCGCTCTATTTATACACTCTAATATTCTTTCCACTGAAACACTTCCTATTAAGATTTCATTCTCACGTTGATAAATATTTGATTGCTTCAAACCAATTAAAAATTGTCTTATGATATTAAGCAACTCAATTTGCTTTTTAAATAATTTCAGCATCTGTTCAATAGCCCAGGGAACACTGACACTATTTTCTTTTAATTCATAAACTTTATCCTCAGCATTTTTTAATATTGAGGTTAAATCATCAGACCATTTCCCAGTAATGATATTATTAATAACGCTAGATTGTAAAAATGAAGTTAGCGTTGGGTAATAATTTGGATAGTTGAATTGTCTTAAGTCATCGGACATTCCTGACACCATTGCGCCAGTTGCATAGATTTTTTCCAATGGTAAGCGATCTTTTAAATCTAAGTAATAAACTTGAGAAAAATCTTCTTTATTTTTTAAATGAGACCAATCATTTTTATTGTTCTCAAGCACCTTAGCACATTCCAATAATGAATTTAATTGCCAAGGCAATGGTAAAAAGTCAGGTCTAATATTCATATTTAACTCCATAAACTTTAAGATAAAATATTATTTACTCGAACAACCCCACCACATACCCCAAACTCCTATCCCGTTTTCCCAACAGCTCCGGCTGACAAATCTCCACCAGCGAGCAGGCTTTGCAGCGTTTGCCGTAGTCGGGCGGCGGGGTTTGGCCGCTGTTTAGGAGTTCGCGCACGGCGGCGATGGTGGAGAGTGTTTGGGCGCGCAGGTCGTCTGAAAACACGACGGGGACGCGGTGGCGGGTTTGCATATACCACAGCGCGCCCTCAGAGACGGTTTGCACCGTCATTTCTTCCAAGCACAAGCCTTGGGCGCAAAGCTGGATTTCGTCCATCGGGTCAGGTTTGGGCTTGCCGCGTTTGTATTCCACGGGTTTCAGACGGCCTGTTTTCGTGTCCACTTCCACCAAATCCAACACACCGCTGATGCCCAGCTTGCACCGTCCGCTCAAAGCGCACACCCTTGCGCGTTTCCGGCTCGCCCGAATCCACCCGCTCATGCAGCGCCTTGCCCTGCGCGGTCAAATAGTTCTCCGCCCACGCCTGCTCGTTGTGAATCAACGCACATTGACGCGGACAGAAGGCGTAGTGTTGCAGGGCGGAAAGGGGAATCAAGCGCGTGTCCTGAATTCCCCTTTGGGTTTCAGTTGAAAGTGCGGTCACAAAAAACTCCGTTTTTTGAACGTTGGCTATGCCAACGGCTCCGAAGGAGCGAATAAATCACATAAGTGATTTATGAGTATCTTTTTAAGTGTTTTTTAAAGCAACTCTTCCACGCTCACGCCATTTAAGCCGTCTGAAACCACGCTGATTTTGTAATCGTCAAAACCGCTAGCTGGCGTACCTGATTCGCCGTTTACGCGTTCGACTTTCACGGCGTCAAACAGTTTATGTGCAGGCTGGTTGCCGAGCGCGCTGTCATGTTTGAACACAATCAGTTTGCGTGCCGCCATTTCGCCACGGGCGGCGGAGCGGTCGTGTTCAAACATCAGTTGCAGGGCTTGCCAGAGTTTGGCTAAATCGTCGTCTGAAAAACCGGTTTTGGCGGCAAGGTTGGCGGAGATAAAGCCATGCACGCGGTAGAGCGCGTAAGGGACGATGTATTTGCGACCCATGGTGCGTTCTTTTTCCAAGTCTTTTTCGTTGGTTACCGCCATGCGGGTGATGGAAACTTCCAACGGCACAATCGGGTCAATAGATTGTGCAAACGCCAGTTGCACCGGACCGCGCACTTGTCCGCTGTTGACTTCGGTGGTCATCACGGCGCCGAAGGTGCGGATATCGAAGAAGTTTTTGCACATCCACGCGGTAATGTCGCGGGCTTTGGCTTCGTCTTTAGGCAGTTTTTTGGCTTCTGACTCAATGCCGAGTGCTTCATAAGCGCGTTTGTTTTGCAGGTTTAACACACTTTTTTCTTTGACATAGATTTCGTAACCGGCTTCATTTTCGCTGCTGATTTCCACAAAATTACGGATTTTGCGTTTCAGGCAGACATCGGTTACCAAGCCTTTACTGGATTCGGGGTCAAGACGCGGCATATTGCCCGCATCGGGATCGCCGTTAGGGTTGCCGTTGGTAACATCAAAAAAGTAAACAAATTCATAGCGGTTTTGAATGGCAGACATTTTCTGGCTCCTTAGTTTTCAATAGTTTCAGCGGTTTCTTTTTTAGCAAAATAGCTTTGTTCTTGGTGGTAATAGCCGATGGCGAAGCGGCCTTGCTCGTCAATGCTCAAATGGCGCGGAAAGGTTTCGGGCAGTTTGGCAATGATTTCGCCCAAATCTTTATCCAAATTCACCGCCATGCCGGCTTTGTCTTTACGCAAGCGCGACAAATGGTGTTTTGCACCCGACAAAAGACGCGGAAAAACGGAAAACGGCACGGCGGAAGCGGAGCCGTAATAGCGGTCGGCAATACCAGCATTCAAATCGCCCAATGCCTGATATTGAATGCGCTCCAACACGGCAAACAGCCGCCCTAAAAGATAGGCGCGATTCGGGCTTTCATTGTTCAAACTCATAGGAACTCCTTCTTCGATAAAACCTTTTCTAAAACGCCGCTCTAATACGGCTTTCATCATTGCCACGCGCAGACCGTTCACATCGCCGTCGGCGCGGATTCGGGTAATCAGTTGCGACAGCAAGCTCATGGGATACGGCGTACCGCAAATCACGGCGCGGGTCATTTCACCTGCCAATACGGGCGAAATGTTTTCGCTTTTGCCCAACACGGCAGTTTGCAATAAGAGTCGCCAAATAGACGGCGGCGTTTTCCATGCACAAGGCTCAAGGGCTAAATCTTGCCAATGCTGCGCCAAATTTTCCGCTAGCTGCCCAAACGTGGTGTCTAGCCAAAACCGAACAGAAATCCGCGCGGCGTTGGGGGCAAGCCCTAAGATATAAAAACGGGTATTGGCAGAGAGTTCGGGCGCAATTTCTTGCAGCGGACGACCTTTGCCGATCTGTTCCAATACGTTGAAAACTTTGGCGCTTTCTTGTTCGTCATCCGGCGGCGTGAACACATGCGCGAAGAAACCTTCGGCAGCCTGCGCAGTTGCGTTATCATCCGCTTCCGCCCAAAAGACCGTGCTGGCGTCACCAATGGTCAAACAGTGATTGTTTTCTTCTTGATTACGTTGGCGCAACAGATAGTTCAGCGCAGTGGTGTAGGCAAAGGCGGATTGTTCGGAAACAGGTGCATTTGCGCCTTGCTCTTTACCAAAAGAGGCAAAGGCTTCTTTGTTGAACGAAATAATCGAACCGCCGGAGCTTTGCCCGCCAAACACGCCTTTAATCGCCGGATGCAGCCGCGCAATCGGGGCTGTATCGCCACTAATCAAGCACAAGCCCTCAAGCGCCTCATCGCTTTTCAGGCAGCCTGCCCACAAGGTTTGTGCGGCTTCGCGTTTATGGATAAGTGCGGTCGGTTTTTCAAGAGAAAATGCGATGTTGGCATCGAGCATTTCGGCAGGCAGATTTTCGGCAGCAAAATATGCAGGCTGCCAGTTTTGCAGAAAACGGCACAAGGCTTGCAAGCCTTCATCTTCGCTATTTTGCAGTAAATCGAGATGGTATTGCTTAAAGGCATCAAAAGTTTTTTCAGACGACGTAAACGGCTTTTCCTTCGCCTCGGCTTTGTTTTTATTGGTTTCCACACCAAGCGAATAAGAAGTTTTATCCCACAGAAAAAATGGCTTGGGTGTAGTACCAGGGCGTTTGAAAGATTGAGGCACGCTCATCAGCTTCGGCTGCGGCTTTTTATCGGCGGTCAGATTCGGCACAACGGTTTTCAGACGACCTTCTTTGTCCAACACCAAAATCCAGCCGATTTTTTCCTCGCTAAAACCATAAGGCGGCACTTTCGGGTTGCCCATTTCATCGTTTTCCGCTGCTAAACGGCGGTAATAGCGGGCAAGGGAGGCAAGAATCATGCTTTCACCTCCTCGGCGTAAAACGGCGGCACATCAATCACGCCGTCTTTCATTTGTGCGCGGAAAAAATGCGGCGTGCTGCCGTGATCAAAATCAATGTCGTGCAACATCCAGCCCAAATCTCGGTTTGCCTCTCTTTCCGATAATGCCAACGGCGGCAGCGGCTCGCCTTCGTCAATCAACGCAAAATCAGCAGGAAATTCACGCACGCCCAAACAAGGCTGCTGAAAACATTGCCCCTTTTTCGCACGGCGTTTGAACATCTCGATATGCTTGGTAACGGTCTCATCTGCCCCCGCTTTTGCCGTCAGCACCGCATGAGCTTCAATCACATAAGCCACGTCTTTAAGCACCGTCGCCGCGCGCTGCTGGCGGTCGTCTTCAATCAGCGTATATAAATCGGCAACGCTCTTGCGCTTCATCGCCCCGCTGACCTTACCCGCCGAAATCTTGCCGCCCAACTCATTGCGCCGCACCGACTCAAACCGAATCGGCTTCAACACATAAATCCGGTCAATCACCCACCGAATCGCCGGCTTCCAATGCACCGCTGCCAAAATCCCGCGCGCCGCCGACGGCGTGATGACATCATAAGACACCCGCTCCACCTTCATCTCCGGACGGGTAAAACAGGCATAATCGCCCCAAATGTGTAGGCGGATTTGATTTGCCATATAAACTCCTTAACACACAGCCGCCCGAAAGCGGCTGATTTTTACTGATAACCTATAAATTTTAGTTTCAATCCACGCACTTGATAAATGCGATCCGCTTTAGGCAGACTTTTTCTCAAATCTTAAAAAATCTGCTAATTTTTTTGATTCGGCAACTTCATCATGCGGAATCAGTACATAATCAATTTTGCATCATTTTGAGGAGCAGATTTCTTAACCCAAATGGCATTTACAACAAAATTCCTCCGCCCAAACACTTCATCACACAAGACTTTCAAATAATGCGCTTCGTTGTCGTCAATGGTAATCCATAGCGAACCATCGTCTGAAAGCAGGCGTTTGATGATTTCCAAGCGGTCGCGCATCAGCCCCATCCAAATAGAATGCTCCACCCCATCGTCGTAATGTTCAAACGCAGAGCCAGTGTTAAAAGGTGGTTCGATAAACACGCATTTCACCTTACCCGTAAATTCCTGCTCCAACGCTTTAAGCGAAAGCAGGTTGTCGCCGAAAATCAATCGGTTATCAAACACCGCCGATTCTGACCACACTTTGGCATGATAGGACTTTTCCGTGTCTTCCAGCAAAATCCGCGCTTCTAACTTCGGACGTTTGTGTTTGCCTATTCAGGTGAGTTCTAGTTTTTGTTTGGTCATAACTTTACACCTTATTTATTAACCTTGGATTTTGCAGCAGCATCAAATATTTCATCATTGATGGGTGAGCGCAAACGATCGTTATTAAGCAGTTTTAACAATAAATCTATTGTTTCTTCTTCAACTACAATCTGCCCATTCTCCACCTTCAAATCCCATTTTTCTTTTTTATTGACAGCAATTAATTTTTTAAGATAATCAGGTTGTTTATAATAACCAGATTTTAATATAGAAGCCATTTTTCGTAAGTGATGTAGATTATTACCAACATACTGCTCAATCAATTCTATATTTTTAAAAGTTTCAAGATTTTTAAAATCAGCAATCACTTCGGCAGATTTTCGCTTCATCCCTTCCCGAAAATTCATTGAACTCTCAAACTGTTTTTTGCTCGCTATAAATACTGTTCTTTTATAAACAAAAAAATCATAATTTGGATAAATAACAAAAACCTCTTTATCATCAGGATCAACCAATTCTTTATTTATAAAAAACAGAATCCCTT from Aggregatibacter aphrophilus ATCC 33389 includes the following:
- a CDS encoding CRISPR-associated protein Cas4, translated to MTALSTETQRGIQDTRLIPLSALQHYAFCPRQCALIHNEQAWAENYLTAQGKALHERVDSGEPETRKGVRFERTVQAGHQRCVGFGGSGHENRPSETRGIQTRQAQT
- a CDS encoding DUF4868 domain-containing protein; translated protein: MSTNTKKQIKEIQAENFNDWSVSFWLIKRKAPTTIKEASYHAWRVDMDKKLPTRFKGYLKNQLQGKKFHVEKYDYSNADCDDVLLTVDSGITDFEKVEAEINKGFDNPRVDNHKDLLNSWAYVILFEKDDKKLYAWKKINTDTQPKKVASKGILFFINKELVDPDDKEVFVIYPNYDFFVYKRTVFIASKKQFESSMNFREGMKRKSAEVIADFKNLETFKNIELIEQYVGNNLHHLRKMASILKSGYYKQPDYLKKLIAVNKKEKWDLKVENGQIVVEEETIDLLLKLLNNDRLRSPINDEIFDAAAKSKVNK
- the cas7c gene encoding type I-C CRISPR-associated protein Cas7/Csd2; translation: MSAIQNRYEFVYFFDVTNGNPNGDPDAGNMPRLDPESSKGLVTDVCLKRKIRNFVEISSENEAGYEIYVKEKSVLNLQNKRAYEALGIESEAKKLPKDEAKARDITAWMCKNFFDIRTFGAVMTTEVNSGQVRGPVQLAFAQSIDPIVPLEVSITRMAVTNEKDLEKERTMGRKYIVPYALYRVHGFISANLAAKTGFSDDDLAKLWQALQLMFEHDRSAARGEMAARKLIVFKHDSALGNQPAHKLFDAVKVERVNGESGTPASGFDDYKISVVSDGLNGVSVEELL
- the cas4 gene encoding CRISPR-associated protein Cas4 is translated as MSGRCKLGISGVLDLVEVDTKTGRLKPVEYKRGKPKPDPMDEIQLCAQGLCLEEMTVQTVSEGALWYMQTRHRVPVVFSDDLRAQTLSTIAAVRELLNSGQTPPPDYGKRCKACSLVEICQPELLGKRDRSLGYVVGLFE
- the cas8c gene encoding type I-C CRISPR-associated protein Cas8c/Csd1; this encodes MILASLARYYRRLAAENDEMGNPKVPPYGFSEEKIGWILVLDKEGRLKTVVPNLTADKKPQPKLMSVPQSFKRPGTTPKPFFLWDKTSYSLGVETNKNKAEAKEKPFTSSEKTFDAFKQYHLDLLQNSEDEGLQALCRFLQNWQPAYFAAENLPAEMLDANIAFSLEKPTALIHKREAAQTLWAGCLKSDEALEGLCLISGDTAPIARLHPAIKGVFGGQSSGGSIISFNKEAFASFGKEQGANAPVSEQSAFAYTTALNYLLRQRNQEENNHCLTIGDASTVFWAEADDNATAQAAEGFFAHVFTPPDDEQESAKVFNVLEQIGKGRPLQEIAPELSANTRFYILGLAPNAARISVRFWLDTTFGQLAENLAQHWQDLALEPCAWKTPPSIWRLLLQTAVLGKSENISPVLAGEMTRAVICGTPYPMSLLSQLITRIRADGDVNGLRVAMMKAVLERRFRKGFIEEGVPMSLNNESPNRAYLLGRLFAVLERIQYQALGDLNAGIADRYYGSASAVPFSVFPRLLSGAKHHLSRLRKDKAGMAVNLDKDLGEIIAKLPETFPRHLSIDEQGRFAIGYYHQEQSYFAKKETAETIEN
- the cas5c gene encoding type I-C CRISPR-associated protein Cas5c; amino-acid sequence: MANQIRLHIWGDYACFTRPEMKVERVSYDVITPSAARGILAAVHWKPAIRWVIDRIYVLKPIRFESVRRNELGGKISAGKVSGAMKRKSVADLYTLIEDDRQQRAATVLKDVAYVIEAHAVLTAKAGADETVTKHIEMFKRRAKKGQCFQQPCLGVREFPADFALIDEGEPLPPLALSEREANRDLGWMLHDIDFDHGSTPHFFRAQMKDGVIDVPPFYAEEVKA
- the cas1c gene encoding type I-C CRISPR-associated endonuclease Cas1c — translated: MRKLQNTLYITTQGSYLHKERETLVVEQERKKVAQLPVHSIGHIFCFGNVLVSPFLLGFCGENNVNLAFFTENGRFLGRLQGRQSGNVLLRRAQYRVSEQNPVSIARNIIAAKIQASKRVLQRQIRNYGENAAIQSAVDSLNISLRQLKGTAELDVVRGIEGDAAARYFGVFGQLLSEKSGFSFDGRNRRPPRDGVNALLSFVYSILGKDISGALQGVGLDPQVGFLHADRPGRDSLAQDILEEFRAWWADRLVLSLINRGQIKPQDFVAEASSAVSLKADARKLLFQALQAKKQEKIVHPFLGEEVEIGLLPYIQAMLLARHLRGDLAEYPPFLMR